The Cygnus atratus isolate AKBS03 ecotype Queensland, Australia chromosome 19, CAtr_DNAZoo_HiC_assembly, whole genome shotgun sequence genome includes a window with the following:
- the TUBB4B gene encoding tubulin beta-4B chain produces MREIVHLQAGQCGNQIGAKFWEVISDEHGIDPTGTYHGDSDLQLERINVYYNEATGGKYVPRAVLVDLEPGTMDSVRSGPFGQIFRPDNFVFGQSGAGNNWAKGHYTEGAELVDSVLDVVRKEAESCDCLQGFQLTHSLGGGTGSGMGTLLISKIREEYPDRIMNTFSVVPSPKVSDTVVEPYNATLSVHQLVENTDETYCIDNEALYDICFRTLKLTTPTYGDLNHLVSATMSGVTTCLRFPGQLNADLRKLAVNMVPFPRLHFFMPGFAPLTSRGSQQYRALTVPELTQQMFDAKNMMAACDPRHGRYLTVAAVFRGRMSMKEVDEQMLNVQNKNSSYFVEWIPNNVKTAVCDIPPRGLKMSATFIGNSTAIQELFKRISEQFTAMFRRKAFLHWYTGEGMDEMEFTEAESNMNDLVSEYQQYQDATAEEEGEFEEEAEEEAE; encoded by the exons ATGAGGGAGATCGTGCACCTGCAGGCCGGGCAGTGCGGCAACCAGATCGGGGCCAAG TTCTGGGAGGTGATCAGCGACGAGCATGGCATCGACCCCACCGGCACCTACCACGGCGACAGCGACCTGCAGCTGGAGCGCATCAACGTGTACTACAACGAGGCCACAG GTGGCAAGTACGTGCCCCGCGCCGTCCTGGTGGACCTGGAGCCCGGCACCATGGACTCGGTGCGCTCCGGGCCCTTCGGGCAGATCTTCAGGCCGGACAACTTCGTGTTCG GTCAGAGCGGAGCAGGAAACAACTGGGCAAAGGGCCATTATACGGAAGGTGCTGAATTAGTTGATTCCGTATTAGATGTTGTaagaaaggaggcagaaagctgTGATTGCCTCCAGGGCTTTCAGCTGACTCACTCTCTTGGTGGTGGTACTGGCTCTGGTATGGGTACCCTCCTAATCAGCAAAATTCGTGAAGAGTACCCAGACCGAATTATGAATACGTTCAGTGTTGTACCTTCCCCTAAAGTCTCAGATACTGTAGTAGAGCCCTACAATGCCACGCTGTCGGTGCACCAGCTTGTGGAGAACACAGATGAAACATACTGTATTGATAACGAAGCACTCTATGACATATGCTTCAGAACACTGAAGTTAACTACGCCAACATACGGTGATCTGAACCATTTAGTGTCAGCGACCATGAGCGGTGTTACCACCTGCCTGCGTTTCCCAGGCCAGCTTAATGCTGACCTGCGGAAGCTGGCAGTCAACATGGTTCCCTTCCCCCGTTTGCACTTTTTCATGCCTGGTTTTGCCCCACTCACAAGCCGTGGGAGCCAGCAATACCGTGCTCTGACCGTACCAGAGCTAACGCAGCAGATGTTTGATGCAAAGAACATGATGGCTGCGTGTGACCCACGTCACGGCCGCTATCTGACTGTAGCTGCTGTGTTTAGGGGCCGTATGTCAATGAAAGAGGTCGATGAGCAAATGCTGAACGTTCAGAACAAAAACAGCAGCTACTTTGTTGAATGGATTCCTAATAACGTTAAAACAGCGGTCTGTGACATTCCACCTCGTGGCCTGAAAATGTCTGCCACGTTCATTGGTAACAGCACAGCTATCCAGGAGCTGTTCAAACGCATCTCTGAACAGTTCACTGCTATGTTCCGCCGAAAGGCTTTCCTGCACTGGTACACAGGCGAGGGCATGGACGAGATGGAATTCACAGAGGCTGAGAGCAACATGAACGACCTGGTGTCTGAGTACCAGCAGTACCAGGACGCTACAGCTGAGGAGGAGGGGGAGTttgaggaggaggctgaggaagagGCAGAGTAA